CGCGGTCGTCGTAGGGGGTGCCGATGAAGGAGACCTCGCGGTTTCTGTCGGCGTCGGACCAGCCCTCCGGCGGCGGGAACTGCAGCGTGGGTTCGTAGGCGGTCTGAATCTTGATGACGTCGCGCGCGCCACGCGATTTGTAGTCGAGGATGTTCTGGTCGCGCTGGACGACGTGGAGGTCGTAGTGGGGGATGTCCTTCATGTACATGCGCCAGCCTGGATCCTGGCGGGTTCCGAAGGGGTTGTCGATCATGTAGCTGACCGTCGCGATGCTCATGACGCGCATTCGGTCCAGCGTTCGAGGCCGTATGTAGAGGAGCTTATCGGTCCAGAGGACGTCTGGTTTTTCTGCTTCTGCGATTTTGATCAGATCCGTATTGAGCCGTGTTACGGAAGGTCCGATGACGAGGCGCTGGTTTACCTTGCGTAGGACAGGATTTCTGGATTCGTAGTCGAAGACGTTGAAGGGAATGACCTGGTGTCCGAGGCGCTCCAATGCCCAGAGGCGATAGAGGGAGGTGTCGTTTGGTGAGAGGCCGGTGGCGTACAGGATCTTCATGCGATGCGGCGTTTCCTTTTGTGACACGATGTCTGTTCTAGTGGCTCGCCCGCAAAAGGGCAATCACCTGTTCGGCGTGAATGACGCCGGCGAGATGCTTTTCGTTGTCGATGACCGGCAGGGAGCGCAGGTTGTACTTGTCGAAGAGCTCGGCTACCTTGCGGCCGTTGGCATCCACGTTGCAGGTGACGAGATGGCTGTGGGGCAGATCCGCCAGGGGCGTGCCGGGCGCCGCGAGCAGGAGCTGGACCAGCGGAACCAGGGCGATAATCTTCTCCTCTTCGTCGAGCAGGTAGATGTCGGTGATCATGTCGATATCGCCTTCGAATTCGCGCAATGCGGCGATTGCGTGATCGGCGAGGGCTGACGACGGCAGGGCGAGGTACTCGGTCGTCATGCGGCCAGCGGCGGAGTTGCCGGCGAACTCGAGCAGGTCTTCGACCTCCTGGCGCTCCTCGGGGTCCATCTCCTCGAGGATGGCTTCGGAGCGCTCGTCGGTGAGCTCGGAGAGGAGGTCGGCGGCGGCGCCGGGGTCCATCTCTTCGACGATGCCTGCGATCTGCTCGGAGTCGAGCGACTCGATCAGCGACTGCTGCATCTTCGGCTTGACCTCCTCAAGGGCCTCGGCCGCAACCTCCTCATCGAGCGAGACAAAGAGAGCGTGACGCTCGGCGGGGGCCAGCTCTTCGAGGATGTCCGCGATGTCGGAGGGATGCATCTTGGAGAGGCGATCCTGCTCGATCTTGAGGCGGACGCGGCGGGCGGGGTCGCGGTCGATGAGGTCGACGAAGTCCCATGGGATGACGCTGGCACCGAAGCGGGAGGAGATACGGTCGACCGAGGTGGACGGGAGGCCTTTGAGGAGGCGGCGGACGGCTCCGCGCATGCCGACCTCTACCTCGGCGATGCGGAGCGAGAGGTCGGGAAGATCGTCCTGGATGTTCTCCCACACCAGATCGACGTCGTTTACGCGGACGACCTTGTGGCCGTGCACGTCGATGATCTGCTGATCGAGGAGATCGCGCTCGAGTAGAAGAAACCTCTCATCTTCAGGCAGTGGAGTGGGTTGGGCGGACTCGCGGAGTTGCATGGCGCCGTCGGGACCGAATTCGAGCTGGGAGATCAGGACCAGGGAGGGCTTGTCGGTGCGCTTGGATGAGGCCAGTTTGAGGACGATGCCGTGGATATGGGCCGCATCGACCGAAGGCGCTACGGCCAGCTCGCGCACGTGGCCCAAGGTGCCTCCCCGGGCGTCGGCAACGGCCGATCCCATGAGGGCTGAGACGCTGGTCCTTTGATTGGCATGCCTGGTCATAACGGGTTTGCGCTCTCAAACATAACCTGTAATCGCATGTTAGCCCACCTTGAGTGCGATAAGTTGCAGGAAAGAGCCGGTCTGGTCAACCCCCGGGACAAAAAAAGAGTCTGAAATTACAGAGGAAGATCGGGGTAACCTTGACATTCAAGAGATCCACAAGCAAACTGCCATCATCGCTGTTGTCTGACGTTGACGACTGGCATACCAGCACTACAAGGACTGCTTTGGCCGATTCAACGACTATGCGCGCCAGCTACACATTGGACTCGTCTCTCGACAGCGTCAATAAGATCGAGCAGATCGGAGAACAATTCGCTACAAAGGCGGGGTTTGAGGAAGACACGGTATCCGGCATTGCCATGGCGGTGCGCGAAGCCGCTGTGAATGCGGTGCTGCACGGGAACTCGTATGACACCAGCAAGCATGTGGTTGCGTCGTTCGAGACAACCTCTGACTCGCTGATTATCCGAATCTCGGACCAGGGCCCCGGTCTCGATCCAGACAAGATTCCCGATCCTCTGGCTCCGGAAAATATCCTCCGCGGCTCGGGTCGCGGTATCTTTCTCATCAAGGCTTTCATGGATGAGGTAAACTTTCGGCAGTTACATCCGGGCACGGAACTGACACTGATCAAGCATCGAACACCCGCGCAGTCGGGGACCTAAGGAGAACACTAGACATGAGCATGAAAGTAAAAACTCGCCAGGTGGATGGCATCACCATTCTGGATCTCAGCGGACGCATCACCCTTGGCGAAGGCAGTGTGACGATCCGCGACGCCGTGCGCGATGTTCTGGCGAAGGGTTCCAATAAGATTTTGCTCAACCTCGGCGACATCAGCTACATCGACAGCTCGGGCATCGGCGAGCTGGTTAGCGCCTTTACCACCGTCAAGAACAGCGGCGGCGAGTTGAAGCTGCTGAACCTGACGAAGAAGGTTCACGACCTGCTGCAGATCACCAAGCTCTACACCGTCTTCGACGTCAAGGACGATGAGGCGACCGCGATCTCTTCGTTCACCAAGTAAATCAAATTTCACGCAATAAAAAAGCCGCCGCTAAATGCGACGGCTTTTTTATTGGGCCAGGTCAGTTCGCTTCGTCTACTTTGAGAAGTCGACCTTCGGCGCCACACTGTTCTCCGGGTTGCCCTTGAAGTACTCTTCGCGGTAATGAAAGCCAGCGATGTTGGCCCAGATGCTTTGAGGAAACTGCCGGACGTAAACATTGTAATCCTCAAGAGTCTTGTTGTACCGCTGACGTTCGACCGCGATACGATTTTCTGTTCCGGCGAGCTCGTCGGTAAGACGGGTGAACTGCTCGTTACCTTTCAGGTTGGGATACTGCTCCTGCAGACGGAAGAACGGGCCCAGGGCCACGTCCAGCTTGGCGTTGGCGTTGATGTTGGCGGCGTGGTCGCTGCCTGCAGCGAGGACACCGGCGCGGGCGTTGGCGATGTTGGTCAAAATTGTTGATTCTTCGGCGACATAGCCCTTCACCGATGCGACGAGATTCGGAATAAGGTCAAGGCGGCGCTGCTGTACGACGTTGACCTGTGAGAACGCCTGATTGACAGCCTCATTCTTCTGTACCAGCGTGTTCTTCGCGCCGATGTAGCTGCCTCCTACAAAGAGCAGAACGACGATGAGAAGAGCTACAACACCAAGCACAACCCATAAAGATTTCATGTTTCCTCAATTCCCTTCGTCTGAAGTTTCGATGTTCCCGACAGGTGGTGTCTCCGGCTGTACTTTATCACTGTAACCGGATTTCTTTGTCTATCTTTGCAGCAACCTGGTGATATTCAAGTCTTCAAAAGTCTCCGCTGGCACCGCCGCCTCCTGAACTTCCGCCTCCAAAGCCGCCAAAGCCGCCGCCTCCGCGGTCGTCATCGCGTCCACGGCCACCGCCAAAACCGCCGCCTCCGCCGCCCATCAGATTTCCCAAGAGGAAGAAGATGAGGCCAGTGTTACCGGTTTTGACCAGGAAAAAGAGGATCAGCAGGATCACTCCTCCACCGATGACGACCTCTGTGAGGCTCAGTTGAACGGGTTCCTGCTGGCGGTGGTATTGATGAACCGGCTGGGCGAGGTTCAGAGTGACGCCGGCATCGGTCGCGATGATTCGGGCGATCTGCGTCACCCCGAGCGGGATGGCGGTGTTGTAG
The Edaphobacter lichenicola genome window above contains:
- a CDS encoding CgeB family protein; translation: MKILYATGLSPNDTSLYRLWALERLGHQVIPFNVFDYESRNPVLRKVNQRLVIGPSVTRLNTDLIKIAEAEKPDVLWTDKLLYIRPRTLDRMRVMSIATVSYMIDNPFGTRQDPGWRMYMKDIPHYDLHVVQRDQNILDYKSRGARDVIKIQTAYEPTLQFPPPEGWSDADRNREVSFIGTPYDDRAQTLTRLWRDCGFPVVISGNPRQWGRAMEPSAYKALFNGGELFRDEYREGIWRSKINLSFITHSNCDEFVHKSFEIAGCGGFLLAERSDGHMQRFKEDEEAVFFTGFEELAAKIRRYLPDEASRNRIAAAGCIRAARDGYYNDRQVELIVERAQSIIEKLKPSTKTAHAGSR
- a CDS encoding magnesium transporter MgtE N-terminal domain-containing protein; its protein translation is MTRHANQRTSVSALMGSAVADARGGTLGHVRELAVAPSVDAAHIHGIVLKLASSKRTDKPSLVLISQLEFGPDGAMQLRESAQPTPLPEDERFLLLERDLLDQQIIDVHGHKVVRVNDVDLVWENIQDDLPDLSLRIAEVEVGMRGAVRRLLKGLPSTSVDRISSRFGASVIPWDFVDLIDRDPARRVRLKIEQDRLSKMHPSDIADILEELAPAERHALFVSLDEEVAAEALEEVKPKMQQSLIESLDSEQIAGIVEEMDPGAAADLLSELTDERSEAILEEMDPEERQEVEDLLEFAGNSAAGRMTTEYLALPSSALADHAIAALREFEGDIDMITDIYLLDEEEKIIALVPLVQLLLAAPGTPLADLPHSHLVTCNVDANGRKVAELFDKYNLRSLPVIDNEKHLAGVIHAEQVIALLRASH
- a CDS encoding ATP-binding protein, with the translated sequence MADSTTMRASYTLDSSLDSVNKIEQIGEQFATKAGFEEDTVSGIAMAVREAAVNAVLHGNSYDTSKHVVASFETTSDSLIIRISDQGPGLDPDKIPDPLAPENILRGSGRGIFLIKAFMDEVNFRQLHPGTELTLIKHRTPAQSGT
- a CDS encoding STAS domain-containing protein — its product is MSMKVKTRQVDGITILDLSGRITLGEGSVTIRDAVRDVLAKGSNKILLNLGDISYIDSSGIGELVSAFTTVKNSGGELKLLNLTKKVHDLLQITKLYTVFDVKDDEATAISSFTK
- a CDS encoding LemA family protein encodes the protein MKSLWVVLGVVALLIVVLLFVGGSYIGAKNTLVQKNEAVNQAFSQVNVVQQRRLDLIPNLVASVKGYVAEESTILTNIANARAGVLAAGSDHAANINANAKLDVALGPFFRLQEQYPNLKGNEQFTRLTDELAGTENRIAVERQRYNKTLEDYNVYVRQFPQSIWANIAGFHYREEYFKGNPENSVAPKVDFSK